The following are encoded in a window of Deltaproteobacteria bacterium genomic DNA:
- a CDS encoding helix-turn-helix domain-containing protein: MSNKHTNQYVPDYIVTPGEVLEDYLASLGMTQAELAARTGLAKKTINEIIKGKSPI, translated from the coding sequence ATGAGTAACAAACATACCAACCAGTACGTACCGGATTATATTGTAACGCCGGGAGAGGTCCTTGAAGATTATCTTGCAAGTCTGGGGATGACGCAGGCCGAATTGGCGGCCAGAACCGGCCTGGCAAAAAAAACCATTAACGAGATCATCAAGGGTAAGTCACCCATTA